GATGAGAACGGAGTTTTGATTCCGGAATACGGTTTTTGTCGGGGTGCGCTGGATGGGTTGGATTCTCTCTGGGGGCAAATTCCGATTGAACGATACGATCGGCTTGTGATCGATCTAGGTTCGGGAACAACTTGGTTGTCTGCGAATCGTTTTTTTCAAAATCGAATTCCTGTGATAGGCGTTTGTATCGGGCTTTCAAAAAAAAAGATGCTTGTTTGGTTGAACGAAAAGAAAACGTTTCTGGATCTAAAAACGATAGAGATTGATGAAAATCAAATTATCGATTCGAAAATTAGAGTAGGGTTTGGGTCAAGGAATATAGAAATTTTAGAATATTGTAAATCGTTTTACGAAAAGTATAAAATTCCGATTGAGCCGATTTATTCCGGAAAAACGTTGTATGAGATCGAAGCTTTGATCCGAAGCGGGCAATGGAATGGACGTACTCTTTATTTGCATCAAGGCGGTCTTTGGAATTTTTTGGATTCTTTTAAATCGAGATCTTAAAAGAACATATGTGTTTTGTTTAAAACGTTTGCATCAAAATTTAAAAAAATCAGTTTATAGTCATTGACTCAGTTAAAATGAGCTTGATCTAAGATTTTGGTTTCACAGTTAAATTTTATGCTATTGGAGTTAGAAATCAGGAAAGAACTATAAAGTTTTCTTGTATTATAAAGGCTACCTACCCACCCCTGTAAAAAATAGTACCCAAATAAAGAGGTGGCCTAAAATTGTAACCCATGAAGATAACAAATAAAAAAGATTTAAAACAATTAGAAAAGCGTAGATTGAAAGGCATTCGACTCTTTGAACGTGGGTATAGTTGTTATAGGATAGCTAAAGAGCTTGGCGTACGTAAGCAATCGGTAATGCGTTGGCGAGATACATATGAATCGGAAGGAATCGAAGGAGTAAAATGGAATGGTCAACGAGGTCGACCGACCAAGTTGAAAATTTCAGAGAAGAAAGAATTAAAAGGAATCATCTTGAAAGGTCTGATCAGTAACGGTTACCCGAATGAACTCTGGTCAACGTATCGTGTATTGGAAATCATACGAAAAAAATTCGGAGTAACATATCATCAAGATTATGTGGGAACTTTCTTGCATCAATTAGGGTTTTCGTATCAAAAACCTAAAAAAAGAGCGTTGGAAAGAGATGAAAAAGCAATTGAAACTTGGAAAACGAAAACTTGGCCCGGTATAAAAAAAGCAGAGAATGAAGGGTTTAAGGTCATATTTTTAGATGAAAGCGGAATCAGCCAGAATCCATATACGGTAAAAACTTGGAGCTTAATCGGAAAGACACCGATCCTTCGTCACAAGATGTCTTGGAAAAAGTTATCAGTAATCGGTGCTATTTCTAAAAAAGATTTTCACTTTCAGATCATAACAGGCTCTGTTAAAAGCCAGGATCTTATTTATTTTTTAAATATACTTCTAAAGGAAAATCGCAAAAAGATTTTAATAGTCTGGGATAATCTATCTGCCCATAAAAGCAAAGCAATGAATGAATTTTTAAAAGAGAATGAGAAAAGACTTCGAGTGGAATTTTTGCCTCCTTATGCTCCGGAATTAAATCCGCAAGAATATATCTGGTGTCGTTGGAAGAAAAACTATATGGCTAATTTTTGTCCGGAGAATCTTAGCCAATTGATTCAAAGAACAAGATCTACTTTAAGAATATTGAAATCAGATACCTTCAGTTTCGATAGTTATTGGAGACAAGCTGGCGTTTAGGTACTTATTTTTATAGGGACCAGTAGTCAGTTTTATTTCTTTAAACTATCGGTACAACCAGGTTTTGGGACACGCTCTTAAGCCAAATCGCAGGTTTCGTTTGGGACTTAGGCAATAAAAAGAATTGGAAAAAGCATAAAGTAAAGCCTGGAGAAATAGAGGAAATCCTTTTTAACGCCCCTTTACTTGTAGTGTCGGATATTACTATTCGGGGAAAGAAAATCGATATATTGTTTTAGGAATTACGAATGAAGGAAGAAAGTTATTCGCTGTAATAACAATTCGAAAGGATAAAACCAATTTCAGTTCGTGAAATGACTCCTCGGGAAAGAAAAATCTATGAAAACTCGTAAAAAAATACCTCATTTAAAATCAGAACGCTCTGAAATTGATTTTTGGTCCAAGAATGATCCGCGGGTTACACCGATTATTCAAAGGCTAAAAAAATATCTTTCCCAAATTTAAAGTATACAACAAAAATGATCTCTCTAAGATTACCTGAAGCATTAATTGATAGATTGAAAGTTATGGCGAACAAGAAAGATATTCCGTATCAATCTTTGTTCATCTCTGCATAATAGAGTCTTCAAAATTCTGCGCCTAAACTTAAACGTGGGATTTGTGTTCAAATGAACGGTATTCTATTTTATAGGGATGAGTAATAAAATTTTTACTTTCAGATAAAGTAGAAGAAGAACTTAAAAGATAGGGTAGTTATAAAGCACTGCTAAGCCTCACTCCGTTATGTGAAATTGCTGGACCAAGAACCTGTCTTGGACGGTGAGGAATCATAAATCAGATGTCTCTAATATTCCTGGGGGAAAAATGAACAAAAATGAGATGCTAATTTCGCTTTCGGAGTCTAAAAAAGCGACTTCGGTAAAAAGGATTTTCTAAAACAGTCAAAGGAACAAAAAGTATTTTCAACGATTTGGTCATTAGAATCTGAAGTAAATAATGGCGGGTTTATTCAGTATTTTTCAAATGGTAGCGCTGAGACCGTTCGTTTTTCGATCGAAGCTCTGAAAACTATAGGTGCTGAAAAAATGGCTCAAATCTGCAGCGATGCAATTAAAATTGCCTTTCCGAAAGGCCTTCCCTCAGATCCTCAAAAAATCTCAGATGAAGCTTCTGAATTCCCTGATGGAGTGTTGGAAAATTTAGAGTCTATTGATAGCAAATTTTATGAGTATCCCGATAACCTGACAGAGTTGCTCTTTGATTTTGTTTCGAAAAATTCTAAAGATTTTGGGGAGATTGAAAAGACATCGTAAGGATAACGTGAGTTCGATACAATAAATGCGAAAGTTGGGTTGTAGCAGAAATTCCGAAGGAATTGGAGCATTTTGTTAGCGACTGGCCGTCTTTATAATGTTAACGTGTATAACCTTCTCTTTTGTCAGAAATGAGGTGAACCAAATATTCTTGAGTCCCTTAAGTTTTGTTGGCCTTTCTCCATCTTGAATCTCTTCCTTGATCTTCTTTAGTTTGTTCAATGTTAGATGTTTAATTTCAAGTCTGTCCCTGGTCAAAATTTGAGTCCATGAATTTAAAGCTGTTTTCAAGTCTTTTGCTTTTACTTGAGAACAATAAGTCCCACCCATAAACTCCATTACAAAGGTATATGTCCCGAGTTTTTGTATATGTATCATCTTGTCCTAATCGTTCGACTATGTAGTGTGAAAATTAGGGCCTTATCTATTTTAGAATGTAATAGTCGAAAAATTTTATTATTTCACTATGTATATAATCAAATTCTCAAAATGACTCGTAAACAATATTTTGGTTGATGTGTTTGAATATTGCATGTATGGACTGAGAATTTTTAAATTTTTCTCGTTCCAGTATAAAATCTGAAAGTAGTTTTAAATATGGCTTTGCTTTTTCGTTTTTTATTCTAAGAATGCATTCTGTTAAGTCTATTCCCCATTCTTTTGAATCATGTGCTACTTTCATTTTGAAAAAGATTCCGTTCAGTTGTCTTTTTTTCAGAATGTGGTAGATTGGAAACAATTTTAAGAAGTTGAAATCTTGGAAAAATTTTTAAAATTTGTTCTTTGATTTCTTCGGAGTTGGAGCGAAAAATTTGAATTAAAGATTCGTAGTCATTAATTCTAAAACCATAACTAACGTGAGTTCGGTATAACAAAATGCGAAAGCGATTATATGTTTCGACCCGTAGAGCGACCCTTAGGAAAGCTCTGCGCTGAGTTCAGGGAGTCGTTGCACTTTAGTTTCTTATTCGCCCAAACTTTCTTACGCCGAACTCACGTTTTTTAGAATTCTTAAACGATGGAAAGAATGAAAAATCTTTCGAATCGGATTTTTTTAGCATTTAAGAAATATCAATCGCGATTCTTTGAGTGAAAATCATCTATAATTTTCAATCGCGGAATTTGCGTTAGAAGTAAAAAAAGCCGTCCTTTTAAAGGCGGCTTTGATGCAATTTATGTTTAAAAAACGGTCTTCTTCGTTTCTACACGAAACCGCGCGGACTTTAGGAAAATCGTTTCCGAACAAAAACAGAAATCTTGGAAAAACCGGCTTCGATTCATTTTCAAAGGATCGAAAGACCATTGCTCTTCAACGAGATTGTCAGTTTTAAAAACCGTTGTCTCCGTCCGTCGCAATCGTTTAAGAAAGAATATAATCCCTGTTTAATGTACGGATAAAATCTCTCTTGATCGATTTAGGGCAAACCGCCTCGCACTCGTATTGGTTTGTGCAGTTTCCAAAACCTTCTTTGTCCATCGCGTTGATCATCTTTTTCACGCGTTCTTTTTGTTCCACTTTACCTTGCGGTAAAAGGCCGAGATGAGTGATCTTTGCGGAAACGAATAACATCGCGCTCGCGTTTTTACAAGAAGCTACACAAGCGCCGCACCCGATACAAGTGGCCGCATCCATGGAAACGTCCGCATCTACTTTAGGAATCGGTAATGCGTTTGCGTCCGGAGCGCCTCCGGTGTTCACGCTGATAAAACCTCCCGCTTGAATGATTCTATCAAACGCACTTCTATCTACTACAAGATCTTTGATGACGGGAAATGCCTTGGCTCTCCACGGTTCGATGTAGATCGTATCTCCGTCTTTAAAGGAACGCATGTGCAATTGGCAAGAAGTGACTCCTTGGTGAGGCCCGTGCGCTTGCCCGTTGATCATCAGATTGCAGGAACCACAGATACCCTCGCGGCAATCATGTTCGAAAGCGATCGGATCTTCTCCCTTAGTGATCAGTTCCTCGTTGACCACATCAAGCATTTCTAAGAACGACATATTTGGGGAAATATCTTTCGCGTCGTAGTCTACGATTTTTCCCTTGGCTTCTCCGCTTTTTTGTCTCCAGACTTTGAGCTTCAGATCCATTATTTATAACTCCTTGTGGCGAGGTGAACGTTTTCGAATTCCAGTTTTTCCCTGTGTTCGGTCGGTTTTTTACCGATTCCGTTGAATTCCCAAGCTGTGGCATGACAGAACTTATCGTCGTTTCGTTTCGCCTCTCCTTCTTCTTGGTGCTCTTCTCGGAAATGACCTCCGCAGGATTCTTCCCGAGTCAGCGCATCTAAGCAAAGAAGTTCGGCGAATTCCAGAAAGTCCGCGACTCTTCCTGCTTTTTCAAGCGACTGATTGAGTTCCGCTCCGCTTCCTGGGACGTTCACGTTCTGCCAGAATTCTTCTCTGATTTTAGGTATTTCGGATAACGCTTCTTTTAAACCTTTATCGTTACGTGCCATTCCGCATTTGTCCCACATCAGTTTTCCGAGTTGTCTGTGAAAAGAATCCACGGTTCTTTTTCCGTTGATGGAAAGAAGTTTTTTAGTAGTTTCTTCCGCGTCGGACAAAGACTTTTTTGCTTCCGGATGATCTTCTTTCGGATGAGAATTAAATCCCACCCCCGCGAGATAGTTTCCGATCGTATAAGGAAGAATAAAATATCCGTCCGCAAGTCCTTGCATCAAAGCTGAGGCTCCAAGGCGATTCGCACCGTGATCCGAGAAATTCGCTTCACCGATCACGAACAAGCCGGGAAGGTTGCTCATTAAATTGTAATCCACCCAAAGACCTCCCATTGTGTAATGAACCGCGGGATAAATTCTCATCGGTTGTTTGTAAGGATTTTCACCGGTGATTTGCTCATACATTTGAAATAGGTTTTCATAACGATCTCGGATTTTGTCTTCGCCGAGACGTTTGATCGAGTCCGCGAAATCCAGATATACTCCTTGACCGGATTCTCCCACACCGAGTCCCGCATCGCAGGCTTCTTTTGCCGCGCGAGACGCGATATCACGTGGAGAAAGGTTTCCGTAACTTGGATATTTTCTTTCGAGATAATAGTCTCTTTCCGATTCAGGAATGTCCGCCGGATTTCGTTTATCCCCTTTGTTTTTCGGAACCCAAATCCTACCGTCGTTTCTGAGAGACTCGGACATGAGAGTCAGTTTGGATTGATGATCTCCGGAAACCGGGATACAAGTCGGGTGAATTTGCGTATAACACGGGTTAGCAAAGAATGCCCCTTTTTTGTGAGCTTTCCAAGTCGCGGTGACGTTACAACCTTTCGCGTTTGTGGAAAGAAAGAATACGTTCCCGTAACCTCCAGTTCCCAGTACGACCGCGTCGGCCATGTGAGTGGAAAGTTTTCCGGTGACAAGATCGCGTACTATGATTCCTTTTGCATGACCGTCGATCACGATCAGCTCTACCATCTCGGTTCTAGGATACATCTTTACTGCACCTAACCCAATTTGACGAGAAAGAGCTGAGTAAGCGCCTAAGAGAAGCTGTTGTCCGGTTTGACCTTTTGCGTAGAAGGTTCTGGAAACTTGAGCCCCACCGAAAGAACGGTTGGAAAGATGTCCTCCGTATTCTCTCGCGAAAGGAACTCCTTGTGCGACACACTGATCAATGATGTTAACGGAAACTTCCGCCAAGCGGTGAACATTCGCTTCTCTTGCGCGAAAGTCGCCGCCTTTCACCGTGTCGTAGAACAACCGATAGACGGAATCTCCGTCGTTTTGATAATTTTTGGCGGCGTTGATCCCTCCCTGAGCCGCGATGCTATGCGCTCTACGAGGGCTGTCTTGAAAGCAGAATGTTTTAACGTTGTAGCCGAGTTCTGCGAGGGTTGCCGATGCGGAAGCTCCTGCCAGACCGGAACCGACTACGATGATATTGAATTTTCTTTTGTTGGCCGGGTTGACTAACTTGATATTAGCCTTATGATTGGACCATTTTTTCTCAATCGGGCCATTTGGAATTTTAGAATCTAAACTCATAAAAGTTTCTCCAAAGAATTACGGGTGAACGTATCCCAGCAAAATCGAAAGCGGGATAGAAGTGTTTCCAATAAAGATGATCAAAGCAAAAAAAATCGCTCCGGCCTTAATTTTACCGCTTAAGGAAGGAGTGGTTGCGCCTAACGTCTGAAATACGCTGGCGACTCCGTGACTGATGTGGGAAGCGAGCAATAACATCGCAAAGATGTAGGAACCGGCGACGATCGGATTTTGAAAACCTAAAATTACCATCGTATAAATGTCGTGTCTCCCTTTCGCATCCGTCATCGCAAAATGGTCCGGATTGGTGACTCCTAACGTGAAATGGAGCAAATGATATACGATAAAGGAAAAAATTAAAAGTCCCGTTAGAGCCATGGTTCTCGAAGGGAGGGTCGCCTGCACCGTGTTCTTTTTAGCATAGGGAACCGGGCGGGCCTGTTTGTTTTCGATAGAAAGTTTTATCGCGTAATAAACGTGTATGATAAAGCTAACGATCAGAATAATTCTGGCTACCCAGAGAAGAGGGGCAATATCTCTCAGTGATTGACCATATGCGTTGATTTTTTCCTGTCCAAGGAAAATCTGAAGATTTCCCAACATATGAACAACCACAAAGCCGAAATAAACAAGTCCGGTCGCCGCCACGAGAGTTTTTCTCCCGATGGAAGACCGGAGATATCCAGCTTTAAAATCCATACCATTTTCTCCTATTTGATTGGTGGAAAGAATTCATCGAAAAATTTGAATGAACAAAAAAGATGGGCTTAAAAAGAAACCCGTACTTTCTAAAATGAGAGTAAAAAAACGAGCTAAGACGAAAAGCATTTTTATTTCGAAGGGAAAAAATTGATACTAAAATCGAAAGTTATTAAGATTCTTTCTCAATTAGAGATCCACTGATCAAAAATCAGTACACCGGGAAATTTGGTGCGTCGCGTAACGAAACTTTTCGAGAAATGAAAGGACAAAACAATGAACCCATCTGATCCGTTCCAAGAACTTTATCAAAAAAACAGACTCGAAGGTAGTTCCGAGCCACAGGCGACAAAAGAGTATTCTCTTTCCAAAAAAAAATCGGATAAAAAGAAAACTTTAAACCCCTATTTTTCCTTTCGAGGGAGAACGTTGTCAAGGATCGCATTCGGGTGTTACAGAGTAGGGCTCGAATCTCCCGAACACGAAAAGGCGATGGAACTTTCCTTTTCGGAAGGATTTAACGTAATCGATACTTCCTCCAATTATGGAAACGGAGAAAGTGAAAGTTTAGTCGGTAAGGTTCTTCGAAAAAAAATTAGAGCGGGAGAATTAAAACGAGAAAATGTTTTTATCGTAACTAAGGCCGGATATATCCAAGGGAGAAACCTACAGATCGTAACAGAACTCGAGAAGCAAAATAGGGAATTTCCGGAAATTACTTATTATTCGGAAGAATGTTATCATTGTATTCATCCTTTTTTCTTAGAGGATCAGTTGGAGAGATCGCTTCAGCGGCTTGGTTTGGAAACCGTAGACGTGTTTCTTCTCCACAACCCGGAATACTTTTTGATGGATCGAGAGAAACATAACGTATCTAAGGAAAAGGCCACCGAACAATATTACGAAAGGATTCAAAACTCATTTCGATTTTTGGAACAAAAGCGGAAAGAGGGAAAAATATTATATTACGGGATCTCATCCAATACTTTTCCGGAAGATTCGCAAAAATATACCGCAACTTCTCTGACTCGAATCTTAAGGATTGCAAAGGAAATTCAAGATGAACTCGGATTGGATGAATCCGGTTTTGCAGTTGTCCAATTTCCGGGAAATCTTTTGGAAAACGGATTTTTGGATCCAAAGTTTGAAGGAAAAAATTTAGTTTCTCTCATCCATGAGAACGGACTTTTACCTCTGATCAATCGTCCGTTAAACGCAATCTCAAGTTCCGGAAACATTCGCAGACTTTCTTATGACCCAAAGAAAAAAAGCGGGGACGTTATACTACTTTTGAAGAAGAAATTAGAGGCAATCTACGAAAGAGAAGAAAAATCGCTTTCGATTCTGCCCCAAGGCTCGGTCAAATATACTTTTCGAACCGTAACCGAACCGTATATAGATCAGTTTCAAAACCAGGATCATCTGAATCAGTTTTTGGAAAGAACCGTGATCCCGATTTTACAACAACTGATTTCTCAGATCGAAAAGATAGGCGGACAAAAAGCGCAAACCGAATACATCGAAACTCTGAACGAGGCGCTCCCCATTTTAGAACAGTATGTGTTTGAAAAAAACGTTCTGGATAGAAGCGGACTCTATGAGGAAATTCTAAAGTGTTATCCGAAGTATCAGGGTTGGAACCTTTCCACGATAGTACTTCATCTGCTTCACTCTTCCCTAGGAGAAGGTGTGGTTCTACTCGGGATGAGAAGGGAGGAATACGTGAAGGATGCGAGTCTTTCCTTTGAGGCGCCCGCGAGCGATATTCAATACCAGGATTGGAAAAGATTTGAAGTTTGATCCTGAAATCATAGCTCTTTTAGAACATATTACCTCTACTTCCGATCCGGAAGAGACAATCGATTTCGCTTATCAAAACGGAGAAAGATTGTTCCGAGAGGGAAAATACTTCGAGGCGCACGAGGTGCTTGAGTTTCAATGGAAAAAGGATTTCGGGATTAGGAAGATCTTTCTTCAAGGAATCATCCAGCTTTCCGTTTCTCTTCATAAGATATATGGAAAGCCGAACGGTCGAGGATCTAGGATGCAGGCGGAAAGGTCCAAGGAAAAATTGGAAGCGGTTTTCAAATCTGGAGATTTGAGCGAAAAGGGAAGGCAGACGATATTCGATTT
The nucleotide sequence above comes from Leptospira weilii. Encoded proteins:
- a CDS encoding succinate dehydrogenase cytochrome B subunit, b558 family, whose product is MDFKAGYLRSSIGRKTLVAATGLVYFGFVVVHMLGNLQIFLGQEKINAYGQSLRDIAPLLWVARIILIVSFIIHVYYAIKLSIENKQARPVPYAKKNTVQATLPSRTMALTGLLIFSFIVYHLLHFTLGVTNPDHFAMTDAKGRHDIYTMVILGFQNPIVAGSYIFAMLLLASHISHGVASVFQTLGATTPSLSGKIKAGAIFFALIIFIGNTSIPLSILLGYVHP
- a CDS encoding DUF309 domain-containing protein, which produces MKFDPEIIALLEHITSTSDPEETIDFAYQNGERLFREGKYFEAHEVLEFQWKKDFGIRKIFLQGIIQLSVSLHKIYGKPNGRGSRMQAERSKEKLEAVFKSGDLSEKGRQTIFDLLQSLDRILNLYEGDELLVEKVSTFCIPSLPKEWRELFRG
- a CDS encoding succinate dehydrogenase/fumarate reductase iron-sulfur subunit codes for the protein MDLKLKVWRQKSGEAKGKIVDYDAKDISPNMSFLEMLDVVNEELITKGEDPIAFEHDCREGICGSCNLMINGQAHGPHQGVTSCQLHMRSFKDGDTIYIEPWRAKAFPVIKDLVVDRSAFDRIIQAGGFISVNTGGAPDANALPIPKVDADVSMDAATCIGCGACVASCKNASAMLFVSAKITHLGLLPQGKVEQKERVKKMINAMDKEGFGNCTNQYECEAVCPKSIKRDFIRTLNRDYILS
- a CDS encoding IS630 family transposase; its protein translation is MKITNKKDLKQLEKRRLKGIRLFERGYSCYRIAKELGVRKQSVMRWRDTYESEGIEGVKWNGQRGRPTKLKISEKKELKGIILKGLISNGYPNELWSTYRVLEIIRKKFGVTYHQDYVGTFLHQLGFSYQKPKKRALERDEKAIETWKTKTWPGIKKAENEGFKVIFLDESGISQNPYTVKTWSLIGKTPILRHKMSWKKLSVIGAISKKDFHFQIITGSVKSQDLIYFLNILLKENRKKILIVWDNLSAHKSKAMNEFLKENEKRLRVEFLPPYAPELNPQEYIWCRWKKNYMANFCPENLSQLIQRTRSTLRILKSDTFSFDSYWRQAGV
- a CDS encoding fumarate reductase/succinate dehydrogenase flavoprotein subunit, with translation MSLDSKIPNGPIEKKWSNHKANIKLVNPANKRKFNIIVVGSGLAGASASATLAELGYNVKTFCFQDSPRRAHSIAAQGGINAAKNYQNDGDSVYRLFYDTVKGGDFRAREANVHRLAEVSVNIIDQCVAQGVPFAREYGGHLSNRSFGGAQVSRTFYAKGQTGQQLLLGAYSALSRQIGLGAVKMYPRTEMVELIVIDGHAKGIIVRDLVTGKLSTHMADAVVLGTGGYGNVFFLSTNAKGCNVTATWKAHKKGAFFANPCYTQIHPTCIPVSGDHQSKLTLMSESLRNDGRIWVPKNKGDKRNPADIPESERDYYLERKYPSYGNLSPRDIASRAAKEACDAGLGVGESGQGVYLDFADSIKRLGEDKIRDRYENLFQMYEQITGENPYKQPMRIYPAVHYTMGGLWVDYNLMSNLPGLFVIGEANFSDHGANRLGASALMQGLADGYFILPYTIGNYLAGVGFNSHPKEDHPEAKKSLSDAEETTKKLLSINGKRTVDSFHRQLGKLMWDKCGMARNDKGLKEALSEIPKIREEFWQNVNVPGSGAELNQSLEKAGRVADFLEFAELLCLDALTREESCGGHFREEHQEEGEAKRNDDKFCHATAWEFNGIGKKPTEHREKLEFENVHLATRSYK
- a CDS encoding aldo/keto reductase is translated as MNPSDPFQELYQKNRLEGSSEPQATKEYSLSKKKSDKKKTLNPYFSFRGRTLSRIAFGCYRVGLESPEHEKAMELSFSEGFNVIDTSSNYGNGESESLVGKVLRKKIRAGELKRENVFIVTKAGYIQGRNLQIVTELEKQNREFPEITYYSEECYHCIHPFFLEDQLERSLQRLGLETVDVFLLHNPEYFLMDREKHNVSKEKATEQYYERIQNSFRFLEQKRKEGKILYYGISSNTFPEDSQKYTATSLTRILRIAKEIQDELGLDESGFAVVQFPGNLLENGFLDPKFEGKNLVSLIHENGLLPLINRPLNAISSSGNIRRLSYDPKKKSGDVILLLKKKLEAIYEREEKSLSILPQGSVKYTFRTVTEPYIDQFQNQDHLNQFLERTVIPILQQLISQIEKIGGQKAQTEYIETLNEALPILEQYVFEKNVLDRSGLYEEILKCYPKYQGWNLSTIVLHLLHSSLGEGVVLLGMRREEYVKDASLSFEAPASDIQYQDWKRFEV